One Monomorium pharaonis isolate MP-MQ-018 chromosome 4, ASM1337386v2, whole genome shotgun sequence DNA segment encodes these proteins:
- the LOC105838813 gene encoding thrombospondin type-1 domain-containing protein 4 translates to MQPLVLPFLLLSLTCGVRFGSGHLIDGIFTEPTLEPGYNLVAVVPRGALALNVTELRRTQNYLAIRLQDGSYLLNGDNLINWSGEYNGAGTTFVYRRQGPQNLESFSAVGPLQESIDVMVLYQEPNPGIVYRYRIPGSTNLHHFPHNSVSNKGIEHSLSNRFENGPASNVTFPPFSPRRYRKRKFIWKAIYSECSRSCGAGLQILRHVCIKEHTQQSVPEKKCHGLEKLHEVRIRPCNTTPCPPRWRGGPWSDCSTTCGTGVRTRELECVQEVRTSLTMRIADGACTEPRNLPTSEVCEMPACEANVIRQTSTESSSQSSAPRWTVGVWSQCSTSCGVGKRTRVVTCVTEDTPCDLSEKPEAHETCDLGPCLMKSTSPNAVSAKLQSSQWLFTEWSDQCSAECGIGVQTRRVLCETNSNEESCDESSRPETSRDCLSNRTCSGQWFTGPWTECSSSCDIGEQVRDVVCVTTLRGSLRVVLDMNCPANKPESRKSCREHSCSSAWYISDWTPCSRSCGKGVQKREVRCLNPDGQLPDSYQLHCKEEDRPISRRTCNDYPCRDDLRASENSHKVLQIQDDPEITNGVEDNPLCKDKMTNCNLVTQARLCSYQFYQESCCLSCSRAKPDFE, encoded by the exons ATGCAGCCACTCGTTCTTCCCTTTTTGCTGCTATCTTTAACG TGTGGTGTGAGATTTGGCAGCGGTCATCTGATAGACGGAATTTTCACCGAGCCGACTTTGGAGCCGGGGTATAATTTGGTAGCGGTGGTCCCACGTGGCGCCTTGGCACTGAACGTGACCGAACTCCGTCGCACGCAGAATTATCTTG CAATTAGATTGCAAGATGGCAGTTATTTGTTGAACGGGGataatcttattaattggTCCGGCGAATACAATGGAGCTGGAACAACATTTGTTTATCGTCGTCAAGGCCCTCAAAATTTAGAAAGCTTTTCTGCAGTGGGCCCATTACAGGAATCCATAGATGTCATG GTATTATATCAGGAACCAAACCCTGGTATTGTTTATCGATATCGAATTCCCGGAAGTACAAATTTACATCATTTCCCACATAATTCAG TTTCCAATAAAGGTATTGAGCATAGCTTATCAAATAG attcgAAAATGGGCCAGCGAGCAATGTAACATTTCCACCTTTTTCACCACGGCGTTATAGGAAAAGAAAATTCATCTGGAAGGCGATTTATAGTGAGTGCAGTAGATCGTGCGGCGCAG GTTTACAGATACTCAGACACGTGTGTATCAAAGAGCACACGCAGCAGTCAGTACCGGAGAAGAAATGTCATGGGTTAGAAAAGTTGCACGAAGTTCGCATAAGACCATGTAACACTACGCCATGTCCACCcag GTGGCGCGGCGGACCATGGAGCGATTGCTCTACTACTTGTGGCACTGGAGTTCGTACACGCGAGCTTGAGTGCGTACAGGAAGTAAGAACGTCCTTAACGATGAGAATCGCTGATGGCGCTTGCACGGAACCAAGAAATCTGCCGACAAGCGAAGTGTGCGAGATGCCAGCGTGTGAGGCAAACGTCATCAGGCAAACGTCGACAGAATCGTCTTCTCAATCATCGGCTCCGCGATGGACCGTAGGCGTTTGGTCGCAG TGTTCTACGTCCTGCGGTGTGGGGAAAAGAACGAGGGTCGTAACTTGCGTTACTGAAGATACTCCGTGCGATCTCTCGGAAAAACCTGAGGCACATGAAACGTGCGACTTAGGACCATGTCTAATGAAATCAACATCACCGAACGCTGTTTCTGCGAAGCTTCAGAGCTCGCAGTGGCTATTTACTGAATGGTCTGATCAG tgTTCGGCAGAATGTGGGATTGGAGTTCAAACTCGGAGAGTTCTTTGCGAGACAAACTCTAATGAAGAATCTTGCGATGAATCGAGTCGACCTGAGACTTCCAGAGATTGTTTGAGTAATAGAACTTGCAGCGGTCAGTGGTTCACAGGACCTTGGACGGAG tgttcTTCAAGTTGCGATATAGGTGAGCAAGTTAGAGATGTTGTCTGTGTTACAACTCTTCGAGGTTCCCTACGTGTCGTCTTAGACATGAATTGTCCTGCAAACAAACCAGAAAGTAGAAAATCATGCAGAGAACATTCTTGCAGCTCTGCTTGGTACATTTCAGACTGGACGCcg TGTTCACGATCTTGCGGTAAAGGTGTTCAAAAACGCGAAGTTCGATGCCTTAATCCGGACGGTCAATTACCAGATTCGTATCAGCTTCATTGCAAAGAAGAAGATAGACCAATATCTCGAAGGACATGTAATGATTATCCTTGCAGAGACGATCTACGCGCATCTGAAAATTCTCACAAGGTCCTTCAAATTCAGGATGATCCCGAAATAACGAATG gTGTTGAAGACAATCCACTTTGTAAAGACAAAATGACTAATTGCAATTTAGTCACTCAAGCTCGGCTCTGTTcttatcaattttatcaaGAGTCTTGCTGTCTGTCGTGTTCTCGAGCCAAACCggattttgaataa
- the LOC105838815 gene encoding transcription factor SPT20 homolog isoform X3, with the protein MKIATTLFLFVVVGFSIGDELGFSQSLSNLESAKRRSVQSNKVNGLVLNPLNVANTRDETRASSLNTRQVVPPFKPLPIGTIRPMTQQPERQKLIVNATALKTGSVMSAMQQEALRQHHERLHQENKLKQQQRIQQEALAIQILKQQRLQQQEAMRQQQLQQQKMQQQQKQQQQQILAQRQQIMAIENKKDQLQPQVIAVAGTMPKLPIIAAIPPVGMVQSEVLPSSSKATTNLISSSAGLPPFIAMPQSSVKLTNRIGGGGTLLQDSDNEVSKDDFTQLPLPSDEMAASVNEMTLLSLQPASATDAGQTLQQNEKRQSLPLPNSLPSLAPIQGMETSLKALAEASNITLEALETAILLRQQQLLKKQQGPTSTSTTTTPTIAPLKNNKYTSGTTKVMNAPREYYPVGYDKNFDDNFASRVDLPDTSFYCGDQKHFPGLYADEDLGCMVFHVCALTDDGLIMKSFLCPESTLFDQTILKCNWWFYVDCKSSKNLYDSNIPISKSYQLMKALAFFSAYKNHDNSTNNAEKSEDDS; encoded by the exons GATTTTCCATTGGAGACGAGCTAGGCTTTAGCCAATCGCTCTCCAATTTGGAAAGTGCAAAAAGAAGAAGCGTGCAATCGAACAAAGTTAATGGACTCGTACTTAATCCTCTGAATGTG gcaaATACTCGCGATGAAACGCGTGCAAGCTCATTAAATACTCGTCAGGTAGTACCGCCCTTCAAGCCGTTGCCTATCGGAACAATCCGACCAATGACTCAGCAACCTGAACGTCAGAAACTGATAGTGAATGCAACAGCTCTTAAAACAGGATCAGTGATGTCGGCGATGCAGCAGGAAGCGCTGCGCCAGCATCACGAACGACTTCACCAAGAAAATAAGCTGAAGCAGCAGCAGAGAATACAACAGGAGGCCTTAGCaatacaaatattgaaacaacaACGTCTACAGCAGCAAGAAGCTATGAGGCAGCAGCAACTGCAACAACAAAAGATGCAGCAACAACAGaaacaacagcaacaacaaATACTCGCGCAACGGCAACAGATTATGGCGATAGAAAACAAGAAAGATCAA TTACAGCCACAAGTGATAGCAGTTGCGGGAACGATGCCGAAACTACCTATCATCGCCGCAATTCCGCCAGTTGGTATGGTCCAGTCCGAAGTCCTTCCATCATCATCAAAGGCAACGACAAATTTGATCTCGTCAAGCGCTGGCTTGCCACCTTTCATCGCGATGCCGCAATCGTCGGTAAAACTCACAAACAGAATTGGTGGTGGTGGCACCCTCTTGCAAGACTCCGACAACGAAGTATCGAAAGATGATTTTACGCAg ttacCTTTGCCAAGTGACGAAATGGCTGCTTCAGTGAACGAAATGACACTGCTTTCGTTGCAGCCTGCTTCTGCAACTGATGCCGGCCAAACGCTTCAACAAAATGAAAAACGACAATCTTTACCACTACCAAACAGTTTACCTTCCTTGGCTCCCATCCAAGGGATGGAAACCTCCTTGAAAGCCCTCGCAGAAGCAAGCAATATTACTCTAGAAGCTCTCGAAACAGCAATTCTTTTGAGACAGCAACAGCTTCTTAAAAAACAACAGGGACCTACAAGTACCAGTACCACCACAACACCTACAATCGCACCtcttaaaaa taataaatatacttcCGGAACTACTAAAGTGATGAATGCGCCGCGGGAATACTATCCCGTTGGATATGATAAGAACTTCGACGACAATTTCGCAAGTCGCGTAGACCTGCCGGATACGAGCTTCTATTGTGGCGATCAAAAACATTTTCCAGGTCTCTATGCTGACGAAGATTTGGGATGTATG GTATTTCACGTTTGCGCATTGACGGACGATGGCCTAATCATGAAGAGTTTCCTATGCCCGGAATCAACGCTGTTCGACCAAACGATTCTAAAGTGCAACTGGTGGTTCTACGTAGATTGTAAATCTTCAAAGAACTTGTATGATAGTAATATACCTATCAGCAAGAGCTATCAACTGATGAAAGCCTTGGCGTTCTTCTCGGCGTACAAAAATCACGACAATAGTACAAACAACGCGGAGAAAAGCGAAGATGATTCTTGA
- the LOC105838815 gene encoding ankyrin repeat and KH domain-containing protein mask-1 isoform X1 produces the protein MKIATTLFLFVVVGCTWRETLGTCVFQSDFGFVLNCAFKKSGLFRVRNLGGVKGYVGLGFSIGDELGFSQSLSNLESAKRRSVQSNKVNGLVLNPLNVANTRDETRASSLNTRQVVPPFKPLPIGTIRPMTQQPERQKLIVNATALKTGSVMSAMQQEALRQHHERLHQENKLKQQQRIQQEALAIQILKQQRLQQQEAMRQQQLQQQKMQQQQKQQQQQILAQRQQIMAIENKKDQLQPQVIAVAGTMPKLPIIAAIPPVGMVQSEVLPSSSKATTNLISSSAGLPPFIAMPQSSVKLTNRIGGGGTLLQDSDNEVSKDDFTQLPLPSDEMAASVNEMTLLSLQPASATDAGQTLQQNEKRQSLPLPNSLPSLAPIQGMETSLKALAEASNITLEALETAILLRQQQLLKKQQGPTSTSTTTTPTIAPLKNNKYTSGTTKVMNAPREYYPVGYDKNFDDNFASRVDLPDTSFYCGDQKHFPGLYADEDLGCMVFHVCALTDDGLIMKSFLCPESTLFDQTILKCNWWFYVDCKSSKNLYDSNIPISKSYQLMKALAFFSAYKNHDNSTNNAEKSEDDS, from the exons GATGTACGTGGCGAGAGACACTAGGCACGTGTGTATTTCAATCGGACTTTGGTTTTGTTCTAAACTGCGCTTTCAAAAAGTCCGGTCTGTTCCGTGTCAGAAACCTGGGTGGTGTTAAGGGTTACGTCGGCCTCG GATTTTCCATTGGAGACGAGCTAGGCTTTAGCCAATCGCTCTCCAATTTGGAAAGTGCAAAAAGAAGAAGCGTGCAATCGAACAAAGTTAATGGACTCGTACTTAATCCTCTGAATGTG gcaaATACTCGCGATGAAACGCGTGCAAGCTCATTAAATACTCGTCAGGTAGTACCGCCCTTCAAGCCGTTGCCTATCGGAACAATCCGACCAATGACTCAGCAACCTGAACGTCAGAAACTGATAGTGAATGCAACAGCTCTTAAAACAGGATCAGTGATGTCGGCGATGCAGCAGGAAGCGCTGCGCCAGCATCACGAACGACTTCACCAAGAAAATAAGCTGAAGCAGCAGCAGAGAATACAACAGGAGGCCTTAGCaatacaaatattgaaacaacaACGTCTACAGCAGCAAGAAGCTATGAGGCAGCAGCAACTGCAACAACAAAAGATGCAGCAACAACAGaaacaacagcaacaacaaATACTCGCGCAACGGCAACAGATTATGGCGATAGAAAACAAGAAAGATCAA TTACAGCCACAAGTGATAGCAGTTGCGGGAACGATGCCGAAACTACCTATCATCGCCGCAATTCCGCCAGTTGGTATGGTCCAGTCCGAAGTCCTTCCATCATCATCAAAGGCAACGACAAATTTGATCTCGTCAAGCGCTGGCTTGCCACCTTTCATCGCGATGCCGCAATCGTCGGTAAAACTCACAAACAGAATTGGTGGTGGTGGCACCCTCTTGCAAGACTCCGACAACGAAGTATCGAAAGATGATTTTACGCAg ttacCTTTGCCAAGTGACGAAATGGCTGCTTCAGTGAACGAAATGACACTGCTTTCGTTGCAGCCTGCTTCTGCAACTGATGCCGGCCAAACGCTTCAACAAAATGAAAAACGACAATCTTTACCACTACCAAACAGTTTACCTTCCTTGGCTCCCATCCAAGGGATGGAAACCTCCTTGAAAGCCCTCGCAGAAGCAAGCAATATTACTCTAGAAGCTCTCGAAACAGCAATTCTTTTGAGACAGCAACAGCTTCTTAAAAAACAACAGGGACCTACAAGTACCAGTACCACCACAACACCTACAATCGCACCtcttaaaaa taataaatatacttcCGGAACTACTAAAGTGATGAATGCGCCGCGGGAATACTATCCCGTTGGATATGATAAGAACTTCGACGACAATTTCGCAAGTCGCGTAGACCTGCCGGATACGAGCTTCTATTGTGGCGATCAAAAACATTTTCCAGGTCTCTATGCTGACGAAGATTTGGGATGTATG GTATTTCACGTTTGCGCATTGACGGACGATGGCCTAATCATGAAGAGTTTCCTATGCCCGGAATCAACGCTGTTCGACCAAACGATTCTAAAGTGCAACTGGTGGTTCTACGTAGATTGTAAATCTTCAAAGAACTTGTATGATAGTAATATACCTATCAGCAAGAGCTATCAACTGATGAAAGCCTTGGCGTTCTTCTCGGCGTACAAAAATCACGACAATAGTACAAACAACGCGGAGAAAAGCGAAGATGATTCTTGA
- the LOC105838815 gene encoding uncharacterized protein LOC105838815 isoform X2, which yields MKIATTLFLFVVVGCTWRETLGTCVFQSDFGFVLNCAFKKSGLFRVRNLGGVKGYVGLGFSIGDELGFSQSLSNLESAKRRSVQSNKVNGLVLNPLNVANTRDETRASSLNTRQVVPPFKPLPIGTIRPMTQQPERQKLIVNATALKTGSVMSAMQQEALRQHHERLHQENKLKQQQRIQQEALAIQILKQQRLQQQEAMRQQQLQQQKMQQQQKQQQQQILAQRQQIMAIENKKDQLQPQVIAVAGTMPKLPIIAAIPPVGMVQSEVLPSSSKATTNLISSSAGLPPFIAMPQSSVKLTNRIGGGGTLLQDSDNEVSKDDFTQPASATDAGQTLQQNEKRQSLPLPNSLPSLAPIQGMETSLKALAEASNITLEALETAILLRQQQLLKKQQGPTSTSTTTTPTIAPLKNNKYTSGTTKVMNAPREYYPVGYDKNFDDNFASRVDLPDTSFYCGDQKHFPGLYADEDLGCMVFHVCALTDDGLIMKSFLCPESTLFDQTILKCNWWFYVDCKSSKNLYDSNIPISKSYQLMKALAFFSAYKNHDNSTNNAEKSEDDS from the exons GATGTACGTGGCGAGAGACACTAGGCACGTGTGTATTTCAATCGGACTTTGGTTTTGTTCTAAACTGCGCTTTCAAAAAGTCCGGTCTGTTCCGTGTCAGAAACCTGGGTGGTGTTAAGGGTTACGTCGGCCTCG GATTTTCCATTGGAGACGAGCTAGGCTTTAGCCAATCGCTCTCCAATTTGGAAAGTGCAAAAAGAAGAAGCGTGCAATCGAACAAAGTTAATGGACTCGTACTTAATCCTCTGAATGTG gcaaATACTCGCGATGAAACGCGTGCAAGCTCATTAAATACTCGTCAGGTAGTACCGCCCTTCAAGCCGTTGCCTATCGGAACAATCCGACCAATGACTCAGCAACCTGAACGTCAGAAACTGATAGTGAATGCAACAGCTCTTAAAACAGGATCAGTGATGTCGGCGATGCAGCAGGAAGCGCTGCGCCAGCATCACGAACGACTTCACCAAGAAAATAAGCTGAAGCAGCAGCAGAGAATACAACAGGAGGCCTTAGCaatacaaatattgaaacaacaACGTCTACAGCAGCAAGAAGCTATGAGGCAGCAGCAACTGCAACAACAAAAGATGCAGCAACAACAGaaacaacagcaacaacaaATACTCGCGCAACGGCAACAGATTATGGCGATAGAAAACAAGAAAGATCAA TTACAGCCACAAGTGATAGCAGTTGCGGGAACGATGCCGAAACTACCTATCATCGCCGCAATTCCGCCAGTTGGTATGGTCCAGTCCGAAGTCCTTCCATCATCATCAAAGGCAACGACAAATTTGATCTCGTCAAGCGCTGGCTTGCCACCTTTCATCGCGATGCCGCAATCGTCGGTAAAACTCACAAACAGAATTGGTGGTGGTGGCACCCTCTTGCAAGACTCCGACAACGAAGTATCGAAAGATGATTTTACGCAg CCTGCTTCTGCAACTGATGCCGGCCAAACGCTTCAACAAAATGAAAAACGACAATCTTTACCACTACCAAACAGTTTACCTTCCTTGGCTCCCATCCAAGGGATGGAAACCTCCTTGAAAGCCCTCGCAGAAGCAAGCAATATTACTCTAGAAGCTCTCGAAACAGCAATTCTTTTGAGACAGCAACAGCTTCTTAAAAAACAACAGGGACCTACAAGTACCAGTACCACCACAACACCTACAATCGCACCtcttaaaaa taataaatatacttcCGGAACTACTAAAGTGATGAATGCGCCGCGGGAATACTATCCCGTTGGATATGATAAGAACTTCGACGACAATTTCGCAAGTCGCGTAGACCTGCCGGATACGAGCTTCTATTGTGGCGATCAAAAACATTTTCCAGGTCTCTATGCTGACGAAGATTTGGGATGTATG GTATTTCACGTTTGCGCATTGACGGACGATGGCCTAATCATGAAGAGTTTCCTATGCCCGGAATCAACGCTGTTCGACCAAACGATTCTAAAGTGCAACTGGTGGTTCTACGTAGATTGTAAATCTTCAAAGAACTTGTATGATAGTAATATACCTATCAGCAAGAGCTATCAACTGATGAAAGCCTTGGCGTTCTTCTCGGCGTACAAAAATCACGACAATAGTACAAACAACGCGGAGAAAAGCGAAGATGATTCTTGA